The DNA sequence TTCAGTAGAAGCTACTTCATCACTTTTTTCAACTTTTTTCGGTGTCTCAACTTCTACTTCATCAACCTCTTTCATTTCTGCTTTGAAGTTTTTGATTCCTTTTCCGAGACCTTTTGCTAAATCAGGTATCTTTTTTGCTCCAAATAATAAAACGATAATTCCGAAGATTATCAGTAGTTCAGTTCCACTAGGCATTCCCATATTTTTTCCTTGTTATAAATTATGTTGTGAAGTATAACTCACATTTGCTGTAAATTCTCTTATCACTATATATTATGTTTTGAAGTTTTACAAATCTTCCCATTTTTGGACAAATTTGTTAATCTCTTCATTTGATTTTTTAAATCTTGCAACAGTTGCAATAAGACGCAGTTTTTCAGCAGCAGCATCCAAATCATCATTTATCAAAAGATATTCATACTCAGAGACTCTCTGAATTTCACGTCTGGCCATTTGAATTCTGCGTTCTATCACTTCCTGCGCATCCGTCTGTCTGTTTTGCAGTCTTCTTTTCAATTCACTCAGCGTCGGTGGCGTAATAAACACAGAAGTTGTAATATCCCCGAGCCGACTGTTAATTGCACTGTTCCCCTGCACGTCTATGTCAAAAATAACCAGTTTTCCTTCAGAGAGCGCTTTTTTAACCGGCTTGAGTGAAGTTCCGTAGTAATTTCCATGCACAATGGCATACTCTAAAAACTGATCTTCTTCTATCTCTTTTTTAAACTCTTCTTCATCCACAAAATAATAATCCACACCATCCGCTTCTCCCTCTCTCATGGGACGTGTTGTTGTAGATATGGAAAAATAACATTCACCGATATCATCGATAATTTTATGGATTAAAGAACTTTTTCCCGCCCCGCTTGGACCGGAAAGAACCAAAACTGCCCCGTGAATAGCACTCATGAGTTGTCACCCAATGTAATATTTATACTGATTTTCATTCCTTTCATAGATGCTGCAACATCTTTGTCACTGAGTGCCTCAAGAAGTTTTTTCAGTGCTTCGACTCCACTGTTTTGTTCTTTATTCTCCTCTTCAGACTCTACTGTTTCTTCAGGTTCCAAAAGATCCGTCTCTTCTGCTGTTTCTTCCTCTGTCTCTTCTCCAAGAGCCTCTTTTAAATCTTTGCTTGTCAGGCTCTCCAACGGATCAATCTCGTTTTTTGCTATTTGAAGCAGAGTATCTTCATCCAGTTCGCTCTCTAAATCTTCTTGTGTCAGATTTTCAACAGCATTTTGAATTTCTTCTTCCAGGCTTGCATCTTCTGCCTCTTGCGGCATCTCTAAATCATCTACAGGATCACGCGAAATATCAACATCTGCTTCGTCTTCCAAATCCAATGCCAGATCCACTGCCAGGTCACCCTCTTTGGCATTGAGTTCATCTGTGACAATTTCGTCTATTTCCTCTTCAAGCTCTTCTACTGTTGCTGTTTCGAGTTCTTGCAGTTCTTCGTCTTCAAGTGCTTTGACTTCCTCTTCCAAATCAAAACTCTCCTCCTCTGAAATATCAACGTCTGCTTCATCTTCCAGATCCAATGCCATGTCATAAGCCTCCATGAGATCCTCTTCTTCGGCAGATGCCTCTTCTGCTTCCGGTTTTTGCTCCGGTGCCTCTTCATCCAAAGACTCATCCAGGGAAAACTCTTCTTCATTTAATCCCATCTCATCCAGTTCCAGACTCTCAAGATCATTTTGTACTTCCTCATCAAAAGAGAGATCTTCTTCATTTTCATCAAGCAGATCTTTTACCTTCTGTGCCTCTTCATCATCCAGTACGCTTTCACCGAAATCTTCTTCATCATCATCCAAAATCAACTCATCATCCAGGTCCAAATCATCAGTCAGCGTATCCAAATCATCCAATTCTTCTATTTCATTCTCTTGTGCATGCAGTTCTTCAACCGGCATCTCATCTGCTTCTTTTTTGATTTCTTTTTCCAACATCATAAAAAGTTCTACCAAATCAGTCGGTAAAAAAGGTTTTTTCAGTATTGATGAAAAAGAATCTCTCTCTTTGGCATCTTTTGCACATATAAACAGTGATTTCTTATATTTTATTTTTGCCTCTAATTCATGCAGTAAATCATCAGTGTAAACACTGTCATCAACAATAAGCAAATCATAATCATGTGATGAAATCTCCTCAAGACCAGAGACTGTTTCTACTTCATCAGAAGTTTTTTGTGCACTGAGCGTCACTAATTTATTTACAACGGGATTATCATTTAAAAGCAGTATTTTCACGCATATTCCTTTGGATGATCTATTGATTGAATTTCAAAAATCTCTATTAGCACTATTGTATCAAAAAAAAACTAAAAAAGTATTTCCAAAGAGTTAAATGCTTCTTGAATTTCTCCCTTGAGTAATAGCATAATTGTAGTAAAAGTTGCTATAAGCACGACAAAAGCCACCATTATTTTAATAGGAAAACCAATGACCAGAAGGTTAAACTGAGGCATTGTCTTCATAAGCATCCCAAATATGACATCGGCCAGCCATGAAAGTGCAATTACGGGAAAAGCAATAATAAAACCGACCAAAAACATGTTTGATGCCGCATGCATAATGTAGTGGAACAGATCTTTACTCATCATAAAACCGCCCAGAGGCACTGTTTTTAAAGAATGGTCGACAAAAAGCAGCATCCAGTGATGCAGATTGAGTACAAGCAAAATCATTAAGCCCATCAAAGAGAGAAACTGAGAAATTATAGGCATTGAAATGCCTGACTGCGGATCAATAGCACTTGCCATCGAAAAGCCCATCATAAAAGATATTTGACCGCCTGCAAAAGTAATGACATTATAGGCAAGCTGCAATACAACGCCCACTGACAGACCCAGCAAAAGTTCACCCAGTATAGCAATGACAACAGTAGGCACATCAATACTTATATGCAGAGGAGGCATAGAAGAGTAAAAAACGACTGTAAAGAAAAAAGCCATGGTCGCTTTAATGTTCATTGGGATATTTTGATGATTGAAAATAGGCACAGCAATAAACAATCCGGCAAAACGAAAAAAAAGCAAAAGAAAGGCTACTACATTCGTTTCGTTAAGTATCTGTGTCCATCCCACTTTTCTAACCTTATTTAATTGGTTTCAATGCTTTGTCTTCAAGTTTATAGACTCGTTTACACATGTTGGCCAGATTATTGTCATGCGTTACAAGTATCATACCGGCATCATTCTCCTGACAATAATCAAAAAAAAGTTTCATTACTTCCGCAGCCGTTTTATTGTCAAGATTTCCTGTCGGCTCATCGGCAAATATTATTGAAGGTTTTTTTGTCAAAACCCTTGCAATAGAGACACGCTGTTGCTGTCCGCCTGAGAGTTCCGTGACTTTTTGGTGCATACACTGCTCGATTTCCAAATCTTTGATTAAACTGTTGTCTATCTCTTTTTGTGAAAGAATTTGGGCAACTTCAAGATTTTCATAGGCACTAAAGCCTTTAAAAAGATAATGGGATTGAAAAACTATACCGAGTTTGTTTCGTTTTATAAGCGTCAGCTCTTTTTTACTCATAGAGGCTGTCTCTTTTCCAAAAAGCGCAACAGTCCCCTTCTTTGGTTTCAAAAGAGTAGATAAAAGATGCAGCAACGTAGACTTTCCGCTCCCGCTCATACCGATAATAGCAATACTTTCATTACTTTCAAGAGAGAGGGAAACGTCAGAAAAAAGCTCATATTCAAATGAGTGTGATAAATTTTTGGCAGATAATAGATTCATAGGGCTATTATATTCTACTCTTGCTTATTTTAAGCATTAAAAATTTTATCACAGCCTTTTTTTGAACGTCTGTCCAGTTTTATAAAATAGACTTTTTCAATAAATTTTTTCATAACAAATGCCACAAATCCACTGATGTATATATTGGAAATTTTTCCTGCTGCATACCTGCGTCCCAGGGCAATCAACATACCACGTGAACGGATATCATGCGCTTTGAGATTTTTGTTTGTGCCGATACGCATAATATTTTCACTGCACAACTCTGCCATCTGCTCAGCAACATCTGCCGTAGGTGCTATTAATTCACCTTTATTATACAAAGTGGCACAGTCACCTATGGCAAAAACCTCTTTTTTTGAACCTGCCTGCAGATACTCATTGATATTTAAAAAACCCCTTTCATTTTTCGGCAAGTCAAGTTTATAGATGAGTCCGTTTGGCTCAATTCCTCCGGCAAAAATCATAAAATCCATAGGTATGGTCTCTCCGTTGCTCAGTGTAACACTCTCTTGTGTCAAAGAGACCACTCTTGCCTCTGATTTTATAACGACTTCGAGATCCAGCAATCTTTTGTGAGACTTTTCGACTAAAAAATCATCCAAACCTTTGAGTATCTGCTTTGATGAACTGACAAGGACTATATTTAATTTTCTGCATAAAAAATTATTTTCACAATAAAACTCTTTTGCATATGATGCCATCTGTGCCGCTATTTCAACACCGCTCAGTCCTGCACCGGCAACCACAATACTCAAAGCCTTACATGTAACACCGCTCTCCTGTACTTTTTTAAAAAGCGACATTTCAAACTTTTGTTTAAAATACATCGCACGATGCAATGCCTTGACTCCATGAGCATACTCTTTGAGCCCCTCAATACTGTTGACAAATTTTGTCCGTGCACCCACAGCTATAATAAGATAATCATAAGAAAACCGTTGTGTATCAGTAATGACTTTTTTATTTTCAAAGTCAATATTTTCGACTTCCTGTTTGTAAAAACTGACATTTCCCTCAAATCCGCTGCAGTAGGTAAAAAGATCGACACTCACTTTTGCAAAATCTTTTTCATTGGCAATAAGTTCATATACATCTGTCTGCATAAAATGATAGGCATTTTTATCAAAAAGTGTAATTTGATTGTTTTTGTCTTTGGCAAGATTTTCTACAGCCCTGAGACCGCCGTAACCGCCGCCGATAACAATGATTTTATTATAATTATTTATACTCATGCAAAAAGTATAGCATAAAATTCAGGAAAACGGAGTTTTTAAAAAAGGGAGGGGTTTGTAGTAAGAAATGAGTCAAGCCAAAGGCTTAGCTCATTTGTGCTGCAACTTCTGCTGCGAAGTCGTCTTCTTTTTTCTCGATTCCTTCACCTACTTCAAGGCGAATAAATTCAGTAATCTCGGCAGTACCGCCGCATGCTTTTGCTGCTTTTTCAACTGCCTGAGCTACAGTTAATTTGTCATCTAAAACATATTGCTGGTCTAAAAGTGCCTGTTCCTGATCAAGAAGTGTGTTGTCTAAAATAAAACGGGCAATTTTACCAGGAATAATTTTGTCTAAAATTTTCTCAGGTTTTCCCTCTGCAAGCAATTCTGCTTTGATGTCAGCTTCAGCCTGCTTCATCACTTCATCAGTGAGTTGCATCATAGAGATGTATTTAGGTACATTTTTCAAAGGTTTTCCAAGTCTTTGCAACTCTTCATTCTCTTTTTTCAGTGCCTCAATACGACCCTGTGTTTCACTTGCAACATACTCAGGATCAAAATCTTTATAGCTGAGTGTTGTCGGTTTCATAGCCGATGCATGCATAGCAATTTGTTTCAATGTATCTTTCATGCACTCCGCAGTCTTTTCACTGTCACATTTTGCTTTTACAATAACGGCTATACGGCTGTTTGAGTGGATATATCCGTTTAATGCCTCATCCGGAGCAGCTGTAAGCGTACCAAAACGGCGTACTTCGATTTTTTCACCGATTTTCGTTACAGTTTCTGTAAACTTGGCACCGAATTCACTTGCCATAAGCGCATCAACATCAGCAGGCTGATTGTTGTATACCTCTTCTGCCGTATCTTTTACAAGATTTTGGAAGCCTTCGTTTTGTGCAACGAAATCTGTTTCAGAATTTACTTCAACCACAGAAGCTTTCGAGTTGTCATCAGCCATTTTCAGTCCAACAAGACCTTCAGCCGCAACACGGTCAGCTTTTTTGGCTGCTTTGGCGATGCCGCGCTCTTTTAAAAGCTCTTTCGCTTTTTCCATATCTCCGTCAGCTTCAACTAAAACTTTTTTACAATCCATCATCGGTGCATCAGTTGCCTGACGCAACTCTTTTACCATTGCTGCTGTAACTGCTGCCATAATTATGCTTCCTCTGTAGTTTTTTCTTCAGTTGCAGGAGCTTCTGTAGCTGCTGTTTCTTCACTTACAGCTTCTTCTGTTTGCTCTTGCTCTGCCGGTGCATCGCGAAGTGCTTTTCCTTCATTGATAGCTGCTGTCATTTCACGACAAAAAAGCTGAATAGAACGGATAGCATCGTCATTACCAGGAATAGGATATGTGATAAGATCCGGATCACAGTTTGTGTCAAGCGGTGCTACAATTGGAATATCTAAACATCTTGCTTCCAAAACTGCAATATGCTCTTTTACCGCATCAACAACAAAAAGCATATCAGGAAGTTTTTTCATATCTTTGATACCACCGAAATACTGCTCAAGTTTGTCTTTTTTACGAGAAAGCATTAATGCTTCTTTTTTCGTCAAAAGATCTATCTGTCCGTTTTCCTGCATTTGTGTAATCACATCAAGTTTGCGAATAGACTTTTGAATAGTCGGGAAGTTTGTAAGCATTCCACCCAACCATCTGTTGTCTACATACGGCATACCACAAGCGATAGCTGCTTCTCTTACAGAATTACGTGCCTGCTTTTTTGTACCGACGAAAAGAATAGTCTTGCCCTCAGCTGCCGCATCCATAACAATAGTATATGTGTTACGGAAATAACGCAAAGTTTTTTGTAAATCTATAATATAGATATTTTTACGAACACCAAAAATGTATTTTTTCATTTTCGGGTTCCAACGACGTGTCTGGTGTCCGAAGTGTACACCGCATTCTAAAAGGTCTTTCATAGTTACCATAGGGTATCCTTAAAGGTTTTGTTTCAAACCAGAAATTTGTCAGTTGGCTTTGGTAATGTCGAACAATTATCCGTTAAAAAACGGGTTGCACTGACTTTTGACACATACCTGTTAATATTTTCTCTTACATGTAAAAGAAAAATCCGCGAATTATACTAAAACTTTATTTAAAGCCAGCTTTTTTAAAAATATGCAATTTTGCATTTGCATAACAAATATTTATATATATCTGCACTTGTTTAAAAGTAAATTTATCTTAAACAATGTATAGTATCACAGAAACAACACAAAAAAGGGATGAAATGAAGAAACCTCTACTGCTTTCTTTAGCAACTATTGCTATTTTAGGAACAACAAATGTAAATGCCGAATCAATGTATGACAGATTTCAAGCAATGGAACTTGAAATGAAAAAGATGAAAAAAGAGCTTGATGCCCTTAAAGCAAAAGAACAGGCATCTATGATGCAAGAAGAAGATGCTGATGAGGAAGAATCGGCTGATGATACCGAGGCAACAGCTTCATCAGATGAAGAAGATGACGAAGATGATGATGAAATGACGGTAGAAGAGCAGCTCGCAGAGATTCAGGATTCCATTTCTAATCTCAACAGAAACACCAACGGAAATCACATAAAATTCAATGTTGATTACAGATTTGCCGTTGACAATCTTCAGTACAAAATGGCAGACGGCAGCACACAAAAGAACAATGCTTTTATGACAAACAGACTCTGGTTAAATATGAACTGGGCGGCTACAAAACACCTGAGTTTTACAGGGCAACTTGCATACAACAAAGCATTCGGTGCCAGAAGCGGTGCTTCCAATCCTGCAAATGCCTCTTTTGAAACATTTGACTGGATAGCCAATGAAAATGCCTATAACGATACCTTAAGAGTACGTTCTGCATACTTTTTCTACAAAAACGACACCTTTATGGGCAGTGATATTCCCTGGACATTCAGTGTAGGACGCCGTCCTTCAACAAACGGACATCTTGTCAACCTGAGAGATGATGACCATGCAGCTTCTCCGATGGGGCATACAATCAATGTTGAGTTTGACGGATTAAGCTCTAAGTTTAATTTAGAAAATGTAACCGGTATTGACGGGATGTATGTCAAATTCTGTGCCGGCCGCGGCATGAGCAATGCAGCACCGAGGTTTAATACAGCCCCTTATGCAGATACAACTTCAAATGCATCTATAGACCTGGTTGGACTGATCTTTACTCCTTGGAGCGACGGACAGTATTCTGTGAATTCCCAGTACTATTATGCAGGAAACCTGATTGATGTTGTCAATCCCGCAAACCAGACACAAGGTTTTCAGACTGTCGGCAACATACACTCATTTACAGCCAACTTTGTAGCAAACGGTATAGGAGACGGAATCAATGACTTTTTAGACGATACACTCTTTTTTGTCAGTGGCGCTGTAAGTATTACAGACCCGGACAAAGGACAGAGCATGCTTGGCAGCGCGGTTGATGAAAGTGTGAAAGGGTATTCTTACTGGATTGGACTGCAGGTACCTTCACTTGTGACAGAAGAAGGAAGATGGGGAATCGAATTTAATCACGGTTCAAAATACTGGAGAAGTATTACCTACGGTGAAGATACGAACATCGGTTCAAAACTCGCAGCTCGCGGAAATGCATACGAGGCATACTTTACAGAACCTTTGATAGAAGATATTTTATCTTTTCAGATTCGCTATACATATATAGACTATAAATATGCCGGAAGCAACGGCTTCTTCGGAAGCACTTCAGGAAATGCAATGAGCATTGACCAGGCAATTGCAGCCGGTTTAGGTTCCCAGGTCGTAGATACAGCCCAGGATATCCGTTTCTATCTCAGATACAGATACTAGTTTTTGGGTATCTCTTTATCTGGCTCAGCCAGATAAAAACCCTGTACCCGTTCAATATCAAGCGATTTTACTATTTCAAACACCGCTTGATTATGAACGAACTCCGCTACAATCACCAGGTTTAATTTCTTGGCAAAATCTACAATTGTTTCAACTACTATGTGTGCATTGTTATCTGTTTCAAGATTTTTGATAAGACTGCCGTCAATTTTAATGTAATCAACATCAAGCTTGAGCATATGCTCAAAATTGGAATACCCCGCACCAAAATCATCTATAGAAATTTTACAGCCCAATGTTTTCATCTTGCGTATAAAAACTGAAACCTCTTCATAATTTTCAATCCCTTCCGTCTCAAGAATCTCAAAAACTATTTTTTTGCTGACACCGTATTTTTTAACGGTTTTTTGAATATACTGCACCATCTCTGCATCAAGTATATCATCAATAGAAAGATTGACCGAAAACGATGTGTCTCTGTGCTCAAAATACTGACAGCTTTTACTCAGCATAATCTTTGTTAACTGCGGATAGAGTTTACTTTTTTGGGCAATATCTAAAAACCTGTAAGGACTGACAACTGAGCCGTCTGTCTCTATCAGGCGAATAAGGCATTCATAACTCACCGCTTTTTTCGTTCGGGTATCAAAAATAGGCTGGAAAAAAGGCATTATTCTCTCTTCTTTTATGGCAGCTTTCAGTTTTTTCACCCACTCCATATTTTCTTGATATTTTCTCTCTATTTCAAGTTTTTCATCATACAGCAGAAAATACTTTTTCTGCTCTTTGGCAACTTTAAGGGCAATATCTGCTTTTTCCAACATCTCATTGGGCTGCAATGTTCCACCCATTGTCACACGGATATAAATCTCGTTTTCTTCATAATGAAATACCATCTGTTCAATCTCTTTTGACAGACTGTTGACAATTCGCATAAAAGTCCTGTGAGAAGGCCTTGCTCTAAAGCACAGAGCAAATTCATCTCCTGAGAGTCGTGTGACACTGATGTTTTGCTCCTCTTCAACAAAAGCCTGCAGTTTTTTTGCAAATTCTCTGAGGACATAATCCCCTGCAATCTGTCCGTAGAAATCATTTATCTCTTTAAAATCATCTATATTTAAAATCAGCAATGCCCCGTCATTATTCAAATTTTCTATATTGTAAAAAAGTTTTTTTCTGTTGGGCAACTGTGTCAGATCATCTATAAAAAGCTGTCTTTTCAACTCTACTGTTTTCTTCTCGACTTCTCTTGCCAGATAGGCGTTGATATCTTTTTGTTTTCTTGCATAGTCAAATACTTTCTCCTGCATCTCATTTAATGCAGAGACTATAAGCGCGATCTCATTATTCTCTTGCATCGGTTCTATCTTTAATTTTTTCTCCGGTGTAAAACCTTTTAATATATTGGCAATTTTTCGCAAAGGCTTAAGCAAATTATCTATATAGGCACCAAGAAATATAAATATCAGGAAAAGAATCACAAGCATTTTGAGAAGCAAATGTGTATACTGTTGTATAAGCTGTTCATAATTGTGATTTGAGTAGCTTAAAACAATTGTTCCTATTTTCTTCCTGGAATTTGGCTGAAGAATATCCCATTTGATGGTAAAAAGACTCTGATAATTGTTTTTAGATCTTGTTTCATAAATCAACCTGTCCTTTTCAAAAACCTTCACAGAGAGAATTTCTTTATTTTGCATTAACTGCTTCAGTTTCACATCGATTTGGTTTTTTAGTCCCAGATACATATCTACCGCTATCAAAGGTTCTATTGTTTTTAAGATGAGGGTTGCTTTTTGAAATTCCATATTGTAAAAGGCATGTTTGTTTATTTTTTCAAATGCAAAAAAAATCCCCCCAATTGTAATAAATGAGGTGATTACGATGGAGCTCATAATCCTGAATGAGAGCGATTTGAATTTTTTTTCTTTCATGCAGCAAGCCTGTTTTTTGCATATATTTTAGCATAAATGTTATGTCAAAAACTATCTTTGTCCAAAAACTTTACCATTTGATATAAAAAAGAGACAAAATCAACATCATCTCTCAGGTTCTCTTTATTAAGATAAATCATGGTTGATTTTTCTATCAGCAAGGAGAGCAGCAGTCCCTCTTTTAGATTTTCTATATCATACGAAAAGGTGATGATTCCTTTTTCCCTGGCAATTTTTGCAACTCTGGCAATATTCTCCTTGGAAGATTTCAGAACATAAAATGCGGACGCAGGTGTTTTCATATCAAGATGTGCGAAATCAACTATCTTCACTTCATAAGGGTATTTATCAAAATGCCCTTTAAATTTATTTTCTATATACTGCTTTACATGTAGGGCTGTATCATAATCACTTTCATCACACACAATGGTATATACAAGTCTGTTTTTTATAAGTTTTTTTTCTATTTTTTTATCAAGTAACATGATTTTTGGAAAAATTGATGCCTGTGCTTTGAGTAACAACTCATCATAACTGTATCCAAAAAGCAGAGGAACAAACAAGAAATGTAAAAGTAATAAACGCATCATCTAAAACCTCTTTTTAAAGGTAAGTAAAAATGTTCTGCGTTCCTGCGCATAATCATTTACATAGGTATTTGGTGAAGAGGGGTATCGCACATCTGTATCAAAAAGGTTTTTCACACTGACATTCAATGTATAGCCATACTGAATATTTTTATAATTCACTGCAGTATCGAGTGTCATATAGCCCTTTAGCTTTGGACGCAGATCTGTCTCCACCCTCTCTTTTGAACTGACATACTTTGCTGTTGCACTCAAAGCCAAAGCAGGATTTATATTATAAATATAAAATCCTTTTACCAGATGATGGGATACATTCGGCAGGTTATTACTGTCGCTGCTGCCATCCATCCTGTAGCTGCCATCTGTGTAGGTATAATTTGCATATACTTTGTCATTAGGCAGGATATGCCCCCTGAACTCAAGTTCTATTCCGTAAATATCTGTCTTGGCACTGTTTTTATACACAGGATCCGTAACAGAATTGTATATCTGATCTTTGTTGGCAAGATAAAAAAGATTCGCCTGCAAATAGGCATCATTGGAAAAATTTCTGATGTATGCCAGTTCATACGATGTTACTTTCTCCGGCTTTAAATCTGTACT is a window from the Sulfurimonas hydrogeniphila genome containing:
- a CDS encoding Sec-independent protein translocase subunit TatA/TatB; this translates as MGMPSGTELLIIFGIIVLLFGAKKIPDLAKGLGKGIKNFKAEMKEVDEVEVETPKKVEKSDEVASTESTPKSTTQA
- the gmk gene encoding guanylate kinase, whose amino-acid sequence is MSAIHGAVLVLSGPSGAGKSSLIHKIIDDIGECYFSISTTTRPMREGEADGVDYYFVDEEEFKKEIEEDQFLEYAIVHGNYYGTSLKPVKKALSEGKLVIFDIDVQGNSAINSRLGDITTSVFITPPTLSELKRRLQNRQTDAQEVIERRIQMARREIQRVSEYEYLLINDDLDAAAEKLRLIATVARFKKSNEEINKFVQKWEDL
- the fliR gene encoding flagellar biosynthetic protein FliR, yielding MGWTQILNETNVVAFLLLFFRFAGLFIAVPIFNHQNIPMNIKATMAFFFTVVFYSSMPPLHISIDVPTVVIAILGELLLGLSVGVVLQLAYNVITFAGGQISFMMGFSMASAIDPQSGISMPIISQFLSLMGLMILLVLNLHHWMLLFVDHSLKTVPLGGFMMSKDLFHYIMHAASNMFLVGFIIAFPVIALSWLADVIFGMLMKTMPQFNLLVIGFPIKIMVAFVVLIATFTTIMLLLKGEIQEAFNSLEILF
- a CDS encoding ABC transporter ATP-binding protein, with amino-acid sequence MNLLSAKNLSHSFEYELFSDVSLSLESNESIAIIGMSGSGKSTLLHLLSTLLKPKKGTVALFGKETASMSKKELTLIKRNKLGIVFQSHYLFKGFSAYENLEVAQILSQKEIDNSLIKDLEIEQCMHQKVTELSGGQQQRVSIARVLTKKPSIIFADEPTGNLDNKTAAEVMKLFFDYCQENDAGMILVTHDNNLANMCKRVYKLEDKALKPIK
- a CDS encoding NAD(P)/FAD-dependent oxidoreductase is translated as MSINNYNKIIVIGGGYGGLRAVENLAKDKNNQITLFDKNAYHFMQTDVYELIANEKDFAKVSVDLFTYCSGFEGNVSFYKQEVENIDFENKKVITDTQRFSYDYLIIAVGARTKFVNSIEGLKEYAHGVKALHRAMYFKQKFEMSLFKKVQESGVTCKALSIVVAGAGLSGVEIAAQMASYAKEFYCENNFLCRKLNIVLVSSSKQILKGLDDFLVEKSHKRLLDLEVVIKSEARVVSLTQESVTLSNGETIPMDFMIFAGGIEPNGLIYKLDLPKNERGFLNINEYLQAGSKKEVFAIGDCATLYNKGELIAPTADVAEQMAELCSENIMRIGTNKNLKAHDIRSRGMLIALGRRYAAGKISNIYISGFVAFVMKKFIEKVYFIKLDRRSKKGCDKIFNA
- the tsf gene encoding translation elongation factor Ts → MAAVTAAMVKELRQATDAPMMDCKKVLVEADGDMEKAKELLKERGIAKAAKKADRVAAEGLVGLKMADDNSKASVVEVNSETDFVAQNEGFQNLVKDTAEEVYNNQPADVDALMASEFGAKFTETVTKIGEKIEVRRFGTLTAAPDEALNGYIHSNSRIAVIVKAKCDSEKTAECMKDTLKQIAMHASAMKPTTLSYKDFDPEYVASETQGRIEALKKENEELQRLGKPLKNVPKYISMMQLTDEVMKQAEADIKAELLAEGKPEKILDKIIPGKIARFILDNTLLDQEQALLDQQYVLDDKLTVAQAVEKAAKACGGTAEITEFIRLEVGEGIEKKEDDFAAEVAAQMS
- the rpsB gene encoding 30S ribosomal protein S2, which produces MVTMKDLLECGVHFGHQTRRWNPKMKKYIFGVRKNIYIIDLQKTLRYFRNTYTIVMDAAAEGKTILFVGTKKQARNSVREAAIACGMPYVDNRWLGGMLTNFPTIQKSIRKLDVITQMQENGQIDLLTKKEALMLSRKKDKLEQYFGGIKDMKKLPDMLFVVDAVKEHIAVLEARCLDIPIVAPLDTNCDPDLITYPIPGNDDAIRSIQLFCREMTAAINEGKALRDAPAEQEQTEEAVSEETAATEAPATEEKTTEEA
- a CDS encoding DUF3373 family protein, which encodes MKKPLLLSLATIAILGTTNVNAESMYDRFQAMELEMKKMKKELDALKAKEQASMMQEEDADEEESADDTEATASSDEEDDEDDDEMTVEEQLAEIQDSISNLNRNTNGNHIKFNVDYRFAVDNLQYKMADGSTQKNNAFMTNRLWLNMNWAATKHLSFTGQLAYNKAFGARSGASNPANASFETFDWIANENAYNDTLRVRSAYFFYKNDTFMGSDIPWTFSVGRRPSTNGHLVNLRDDDHAASPMGHTINVEFDGLSSKFNLENVTGIDGMYVKFCAGRGMSNAAPRFNTAPYADTTSNASIDLVGLIFTPWSDGQYSVNSQYYYAGNLIDVVNPANQTQGFQTVGNIHSFTANFVANGIGDGINDFLDDTLFFVSGAVSITDPDKGQSMLGSAVDESVKGYSYWIGLQVPSLVTEEGRWGIEFNHGSKYWRSITYGEDTNIGSKLAARGNAYEAYFTEPLIEDILSFQIRYTYIDYKYAGSNGFFGSTSGNAMSIDQAIAAGLGSQVVDTAQDIRFYLRYRY
- a CDS encoding GGDEF domain-containing phosphodiesterase encodes the protein MKEKKFKSLSFRIMSSIVITSFITIGGIFFAFEKINKHAFYNMEFQKATLILKTIEPLIAVDMYLGLKNQIDVKLKQLMQNKEILSVKVFEKDRLIYETRSKNNYQSLFTIKWDILQPNSRKKIGTIVLSYSNHNYEQLIQQYTHLLLKMLVILFLIFIFLGAYIDNLLKPLRKIANILKGFTPEKKLKIEPMQENNEIALIVSALNEMQEKVFDYARKQKDINAYLAREVEKKTVELKRQLFIDDLTQLPNRKKLFYNIENLNNDGALLILNIDDFKEINDFYGQIAGDYVLREFAKKLQAFVEEEQNISVTRLSGDEFALCFRARPSHRTFMRIVNSLSKEIEQMVFHYEENEIYIRVTMGGTLQPNEMLEKADIALKVAKEQKKYFLLYDEKLEIERKYQENMEWVKKLKAAIKEERIMPFFQPIFDTRTKKAVSYECLIRLIETDGSVVSPYRFLDIAQKSKLYPQLTKIMLSKSCQYFEHRDTSFSVNLSIDDILDAEMVQYIQKTVKKYGVSKKIVFEILETEGIENYEEVSVFIRKMKTLGCKISIDDFGAGYSNFEHMLKLDVDYIKIDGSLIKNLETDNNAHIVVETIVDFAKKLNLVIVAEFVHNQAVFEIVKSLDIERVQGFYLAEPDKEIPKN